Genomic segment of bacterium:
GTCGAGCCGTGAACCGCCGTCGTCCCGTCCACAGGAGGTCATCATGTCCAAAGGTGTTCTGATTACCATCGCCGTCCTGGCGGTCATCGCGTTCGCCGTCATCGGCCTGGTCGGCAAGTACAACGCCGTGGTCGGTCAGCAGGAGGACGTCGAGGGGCAATGGGGGAACGTGCAGAACGTCTACCAGCGCCGCGCCGATCTGATCCCCAACCTGGTCGAGACCGTCAAGGGCTACGCGGCGCACGAGCGCGAGACCCTCGAGGCGGTTATCAACGCCCGCGCCAGGGCCACCCAGGTGTCAGCCGAGATCACGCCCGAGACCTTGAACGACCCCCAGTTCCTGCAGCAGTTCCAGCAGGCGCAGGACGGGTTGTCCCAGGCGCTGGGCCGTCTGATGGTGGTGATCGAACGCTATCCGGATCTGAAGGCCAACCAGAACTTCCTGGAGCTGCAGAACCAGCTCGAGGGCACCGAGAACCGCATCGCCGTCGAGCGCCGCCGCTTCAACGACATGGCGCGCGACTACAACACGACGATCA
This window contains:
- a CDS encoding LemA family protein: MSKGVLITIAVLAVIAFAVIGLVGKYNAVVGQQEDVEGQWGNVQNVYQRRADLIPNLVETVKGYAAHERETLEAVINARARATQVSAEITPETLNDPQFLQQFQQAQDGLSQALGRLMVVIERYPDLKANQNFLELQNQLEGTENRIAVERRRFNDMARDYNTTIRRFPTNLVAGMFGFEKRAYFEAAGGAEQAPAVNFGE